ACAGATCGGTGTCGAGCAGGCTCTGGATGATGCCGGACATGCTTTGTCTCACTCCTTGGGTGGCGCCCTCAAAAGCGCTTCAGACAGTGTAGCGCCCCGCCCGCGCCCAGTGGGCGTGAAGTGCCTTTTTCGCGGCTGGCTGCCGAGCGCCGTGGCCGCCGCGCTGCCCGCTTCAACGAACCTGAGCAAAGAACATCAAAATTGATAGCTGCCCGCGCAATACCCACCAGCGCTGGCGGCCGATTTGGCCAACAAACTCAGCAGCCTAGCCCAGCCAGCGGGTAAAGCCCTCGACCGGTTCGCGCGGCGTGCTGTAGGTGTTGATCAGCGCGGCGGGGTCGGCCCAGCCCAGCGCCATGCCGCACACCAGCATCTCGTTCGGCCCTGCGCCGATCAGCGGCAGCACGATGCTGGAAAACGGGTTCCACGCACCCTGCGCACAGGTGTGCAGGCCGCGCGCGCGGGCGGCCAGCATGATGTTCTGGATGAACATGCCGTAGTCCACCAGGCTGCCCTGGCCCATGGCGCGGTCGAGCGTGAACATCAGCGCCACGGGTGCGCCGAACAGGCGGTAATTCTGGTGATGCTGGGCGTACATCTTGTCGGTGTCGCCCTTCTGGATGCCCAGCAGGCCGTACAGCGACCAGCCGTTGTGGCGGCGGCGGCTGAGGTACGGCTCGACCCATTGGCGGGGGTAGTAGTCGTAGGCCTCGCGGTATTTGTCGGCGCGCTCGGGGTGGTCGCGTATCTCGTCGTGTGCGGCGCTCATCTGGCGCACCAGCTCGTCGCGCCGGTCGCCCTGCAGCACGTACACGCGCCAGGGCTGGGCGTTGGTGCCGCTGGGCGCGCGGCTGGCCACGCGCAGGATGTGCGTCAGCAGCTCACGCGGCACGGGCGTGGGCAGGAAGGCGCGCACCGAATAGCGGTTTTCGATGGCCGCGTCCACGCTGCCCGGGTCGGCGATGGGGGCGTTCAGCTGATCCACGGGTGCCCTGCTTTTGGGAGCGCCGCTGCGCTGCTGCTAGCCGTTGACGAGCAGCGGCGCCAGCACGGCTTTGAGCGCATCGGGCAGCGGCACCGGGCGCTGCGTGGCGCGGTCGACGTAGACGTGCACGAAGTGCCCGCGC
This genomic interval from Ottowia oryzae contains the following:
- a CDS encoding nitroreductase; the encoded protein is MDQLNAPIADPGSVDAAIENRYSVRAFLPTPVPRELLTHILRVASRAPSGTNAQPWRVYVLQGDRRDELVRQMSAAHDEIRDHPERADKYREAYDYYPRQWVEPYLSRRRHNGWSLYGLLGIQKGDTDKMYAQHHQNYRLFGAPVALMFTLDRAMGQGSLVDYGMFIQNIMLAARARGLHTCAQGAWNPFSSIVLPLIGAGPNEMLVCGMALGWADPAALINTYSTPREPVEGFTRWLG